The genomic segment TCTTCAACCTAAAGGCCCAGTTTGAGGAGACTCATCTGAGGGTGAAATACGGAGATAATTCAAGGAGGGGAAAAGAGAACGGACTGTTGGGAGGGAACCTCTTTCACCTCAGAGAGTCTAGGAGTTGGGGTGATCATTCAGGATGGGGCGGGTGTGGGGTTGACTTGTTTGAGGGCAGAGGGGGCAAACACATGAGGTGGCGCCCACAGGAGTGTGTTGTCTGTGCCAGGGGGTGTCAGGACGATTTAGGGTGCAGTGTGGGAGAAAGAACCAACTTGCCAACTCTGAGAAAGAGTGGGGAAATGCAACAGAAAGACCGGAAATCGACGTGAGGGGTGGAGCAGAAGGTGGCAACTTAAGGTGTGGGGGGGTTTGCCCCCCCCCACACCACTTGAAGGGCCCGAAAAGCATATAGAACTAATGGTTATTGAAATCAGGTGGTGAAGACAGTGTTGGTCAGGGCTGAAACCCAAGGAGTTCAGAAAATGCGTGAGGTGAAGGGATGGGGCTATGCTGGAGGGGCTCATTCTGAGGCCCCATCCCCTTCCAGCAGGAATTCTGAAATCCCCACCACTTCCTCCTTCCGGGGGATTTGATTCCCCCATGGCCACCGCTAACAGCATCATTGTGCTGGATGATGATGACGAAGATGAAGCAGCTGCTCAGCCAGGGCCCTCCCACCCACTCCCCAGTACAGCCTCACCAGGGGCAGAAGCCCCTAGCTCTTCTGAGCCTCATGGGGCCAGAGGAAGCAGTAGTTCGGGCGGCAAGAAGTGCTACAAGCTGGAGAATGAGAAGCTGTTCCAAGAGGTGAGCTTTAGCTGGGAAGATCATTGTACCCCAGGGAGGGGGATGGCTGACTGGCTCTCCTGTCCTTTCTTCCCCACTAACCCCACTCCCCTTTCTCTCAACCCCCTCCCTTgtctctcttccccttccttcttcccctgaaCCTTCTAGTTCCTTGAACTTTGTAAGACGCAGACAGCGGAccaccctgaggtggtcccaTTCCTCTCTAACCGGCAGCAACGTGCCCACTCTCTGTTTTTGGCCTCGGCGGAGTTCTGCAACATCCTCTCTCGGGTCCTATCTCGGGCCCAGAGCCGGCCATCTAAGCTCTATGTCTACATCAATGAGCTCTGCACTGTTCTCAAGGCCCACTCAGCCAAAAAGAAGCTGAACTTGGCCCCTGCTGCCACCACGTCCAATGAGCCCTCTGGGAATAACCCTCCCACACACCTCTCCTTGGACCCCACAAATGCTGAAAACACTGCCTCTCAGGCCCCAAGGACCCGTGGTTCCCGGCGGCAGATCCAGCGCTTGGAGCAGCTGCTGGCGCTCTATGTGGCAGAGATCAAGCGGCTGCAGGAAAAGGAGTTGGATCTCTCAGAATTGGATGACCCAGACTCCACATACCTGCAGGAGGCACGGTTGAAGCGTAAGCTAATCCGCCTCTTTGGGCGACTATGTGAGCTGAAAGACTGCTCTTCACTGACCGGCCGTGTCATAGAGCAGCGCATCACCTACCGTGGCACCCGCTACCCAGAGGTTAACAGGCGCATTGAGCGGCTCATCAACAAGCCAGGGCCTGATACCTTCCCTGACTATGGGGATGTGCTTCGGGCAGTAGAGAAGGCAGCTGCCCGAcacagccttggcctcccccGACAGCAGCTCCAGCTCATGGCTCAGGATGCCTTCCGAGATGTGGGCATCAGGTTACAGGAACGACGTCACCTCGATCTCATCTACAACTTTGGCTGCCACCTCACAGATGACTATAGGCCAGGTAGGGGGTTAGTGGGATGCCTCTCAGTGACCCTTATATGTCAGGTATGAGGCGGATGGGGCATCTCTCTAGTCCTTTCTAGGGTTTGTACTCTTCTAGTCCCTTCCACGGCTGAGTGCTCTGACTTTATATTTTCCCACGTAGGCATTGACCCTGCACTATCAGATCCTGTGTTGGCCCGGCGCCTTCGGGAAAACCGGAGTTTGGCCATGAGTCGGCTGGATGAGGTCATCTCCAAATATGCAATGTTGCAAGACAAAAGTGAGGAGGgcgagagaaaaaagagaagagctcGGCTCCAAGGCACCTCTTCCCACTCTGAAGACACCCCCGCCTCCTTGGATTCTGGTGAGGTGTGGATGGGGTAAAGCCTTCAGAGAGACATTGTCCTTCCCCTGCACTGGCCACCAGGGAGTCCAGGTTGACTGATGGGGGAGCATGAGAAGGAATGCAAGAACCAAACCCTCTAGGGCAAGGGATTCcttagagaaacttctttgtcccCCAGGGCCCTAGTGGAATGGCATCCCAGGGGTGCCCTTCTGCCTCCAAAGCTGAGACAGATGACGAAGAAGATGAAGAGagtgatgaggaagaggaggaggatgaggaggaggaggaggaagaagaagaagaggaggaggccacagattctgaagaggaggaggatctGGAACAGATGCAGGAGGGTCAGGAGGacgatgaagaggaggaggaagaggaagaagcagcAGGTATGTCAAGGGAACATTCTCCTCACctgtcatttgtttttgttagGCATAAGCCACCTGTTTGAgacctttcccttcctcctcctagTGTCCTCTCAGCAGTATTTTTTCCCCTCATTCTCGGGCTACCctctccccttttcttcttttccaggtAAAGATGGAGACGGGAGCCCCATGTCCTCACCACAGATCTCCACTGAAAAGAACCTGGAACCTGGCAAACAGATCAGCAGGTCTTCAGGGGAGCAGCAAAACAAAGTGTCACCCTTGTTACTGTCAGAAGAACCCCTGGCCCCCTCCAGCATAGATGCTGAAAGCAATGGAGAACAGCCTGAGGAGCTGACCCTGGAGGAAGAAAGCCCTGTGTCTCAGCTCTTTGAGCTAGAGATTGAAGCTTTGCCCCTGGATACCCCTTCCTCTGTGGAGATGGACATTTCCTCTTCCAGGAAGCAATCAGAGGAGCCCTTCACCACTGTCTTAGAGAATGGGGCAGGCATGGTCTCTTCTACTTCCTTCAATGGAGGCGTCTCTCCTCACAACTGGGGAGATTCTGGTCCCCCCTGCAAAAAATCTCGGAAGGAGAAGAAGCAAACAGGATCAGGGCCATTAGGAAACAGGTAATAAcaacaggaggaggaagagggaagccaaggagggatTGCAGGGGACTTTCGGAGAGGAATATTGGGGAACTGAGTCTGCTGGGAGAGACTGGActgccctcctccagcctcagtcttccCTTACCCCTCCGCATATTTATGTTTCGGTTTCTAGCTATGTGGAAAGGCAAAGGTCAGTGCATGAGAAGAATGGGAAAAAGATATGTACCCTGCCCAGCCCACCTTCCCCCTTGGCTTCCTTGGCTCCGGTTGCTGATTCCTCCACGAGGGTGGACTCTCCCAGCCATGGCCTGGTGACCAGCTCCCTCTGCATCCCTTCTCCAGCCCAGCTGTCCCAAACCCCCCAATCACAACCTCCTCGGCCCAGTACTTACAAGGTAAGAAGGGGAGGCCGTGTTTCCTCTGATAATTTGTTCTCTTTCATTGTCTGTTTCAGCTGCTCTGTCTGAATATTGCACCTGCCACATCCTGTCTCTTTTTCCCACCCGTTTTATCCTGTAAATCCTCCtgtctgtttcttttctcctgtaCTCTAGATCTCTGACTCTTTGTCTCTGACTTCCCTGCAGACAAGTGTGGCCACACAATGCGATCCAGAAGAGATCATCGTGCTCTCAGACTCTGATTAGCTGcctccccttctccctgcctCCAGAATGTTTTGGGATAGCATGTGGAGGAATGTGGGAAGCAGATGACTGAGGAAGGGATGGACTAAGCTAATCCCCTTTTGGtggtgtttctttaaaaaaaaaaaaaaagcttaagttTTACACAGAAACATTAATAATAAAGTTCTTTTCTTACTGTATCACTGTCTTTTTCTTGTCCTTCTACTGTTACAGATTGGCATTAGCTGTCCCCTTGCTCAGGGTTAGCCCAATATCCCCGGGGTAGTCCCGATCTGTCCTTTCTAGCCtggtcttttgttgttgttgtctcgctgtgtcgcccaggccagagtgcagtggtgcgatcacagctcactgcagcctggacctcccagtctcaagtgataatgccccagtctcccgagtagccgggactacaggcgcgtgccaccatacctggctaattttttgtttttgttgtttgtattttttgtagagacagggtttcgccatgttgttcaggctgtactttttttttttttttaagtgcttcaGCCGCCTTAACGCACTTTACTTTTTCACTTCGTGCAGTAGGAGTGAAAAAGCCAATGAGGGGCCGACTCAAGGTTATTTGGCCAATCCAGGCCCGGAGAAAGGGGGCGGGGCTTCAGGGGGCTGTAAGGAGCTAGGAAAAGGGCGATTAGATCCCACCAACCAGCTAATGGTCACAGCTCAGAGGCGGAGCCTGGGGAACGATACCTGAACCCATCGCCAATGGGAAAAGACAGGCTTATAGCTTTAAAGGGGAATAAATGCTTCGGCCGAACCAAGTCCTGAGTTCCCAGCGGAGGAGGGGGAATCTGATCTTTTAAGGTGGAATGAGGCGACGGTTCTTTAAAGGCAAAGTGGCCGAGTCGGCCGAGTATTGCCCAGCGGCACGGGCGGGGTGGCCGGCTGTGCCTTTAAAGGCAGAGGGGCGGGAGGCGGAGCGGAGGCGGAGGGCGGAGGAAGTCGGCGCAAGATGGCGGCGGGAGGGGCCCAGGCTGCTGCTCTGGCCGCCGAGTGAGGGGCGGGGGGGGCCCGGGGGCGCGCGGCCCGGTAAGCGGGGACGCGCGAGGTTGGGGGGCGCCTTCCGAGTGGGAGAAGTGGCCGAGGTAGCGCCTGGGGCGGAGCGGGGGGGGCGGGGTCCGTTGTGGGCGGAGGTAGACAAGGGGCGGGGTCGAAAGGCCCGATAGTGGGCGGGGCACGGGGGCGGGCCTGGAAAGGGGCGGGGCTAGAGAGAAGCTGGGGTGAAGGGGGCGTGGTCGACGAGAGAGCTTGCGGGGCATAGCATGGAGGGGAGATGGAGCAAGAGTTGGTTTTCAGTAGCGGAGCTGCCCTGCCCCCTCCCAAAAAGTGGGTGCAAAACACCAAAAAGGTAGATTTTGGAATGTCAGACTCCCAGGTAAATGGGAAATAGGGTGTAATTCCGAAGGAAGCCACTCCACCCGCTAAGAGCACCTTATTTCTCTAACCTCCAAGGAAAGGGCACAGGATTTGTCAGATACCTGTGTTTGCTGGCGGTGCcaattgctgtgtgaccttggataatcttgtaatctttctgagcctcagtttcctcatctgtcaaatggggttGAGAGGAATACCTACCTCACTGTTGTGGGGAGTTACACAGATAATGGGTGTGAACATATTTTTGAGTTGTAATGGGCTGTGTCGTTATAAGATGTTAtcattattcttttctctttttcttcccagagaCCCCCCCGGCCgccctcttcctttctttgttcctgTGGCTGGGGGGGTATCCCCTCCCTCCACAACATGGAGCCatctcctctgtctcccagtgGGGCAGCACTTCCCCTGCCGCTGTCGCTGGCTCCGCCCCCACTACCCCTGCCAGCAGCTGCTGTGGTACATGTGTCCTTCCCTGAGGTGACCAGTGCCCTCCTGGAGTCCCTCAATCAGCAGCGTCTGCAGGGCCAGCTCTGCGATGTGTCTATCCGAGTGCAGGGCCGTGAGTTCCGGGCTCATCGGGCTGTCCTGGCTGCCTCCTCCCCTTACTTCCATGATCAGGTCCTACTCAAGGGCATGACCTCCATCTCACTGCCCAGTGTCATGGACCCAGGCGCCTTTGAGACTGTCCTAGCCTCCGCTTACACTGGCCGCCTCAGCATGGCTGCTGCTGACATTGTCAACTTCCTCACAGTGGGGTCTGTGCTCCAAATGTGGCACATTGTGGACAAGTGCACTGAACTACTCCGAGAAGGCCGGGCCTCagctaccaccaccatcactactgCTGCAGCCACCTCTGTCACTGTCCCTGGTGCTGGGGTCCCATCCGGGAGTGGGGGCACTGTGGCCCCTGCTACCATGGGCTCTGCACGCTCCCATGCTTCCAGCCGGGCCAGTGAGAATCAATCTCCCAGCAGCAGCAACTACTTCAGCCCCAGGGAGTCCACTGATTTCTCATCTTCCTCTCAAGAGGCATTTGCAGCTTCTGCAGTGGGCAGTGGGGAGCGTCGAGGAGGTGGCCCTGTGTTCCCAGCCCCTGTCGTTGGCAGTGGGGGGGCCACATCTGGAAAGCTGCTGCTGGAGGCAGATGAGCTGTGCGATGATGGTGGGGATGGGAGGGGGGCAGTGGTTCCTGGGACTGGGGTCCGGAGACCCACCTACACACCCCCTAGCATCGTGCCACAGAAACACTGGGTATACGTGAAGCGAGGTGGTAATTGCCCAGCACCAGCACCGCTGGTTCCCCAAGACCCAGatctggaggaggaagaggaagaggaagacctGGTGTTGACCTGTGAGGATGATGAAGATGAAGAGCTAGGGGGTAGCTCCAGGGTTCCAGTAGGGGGAGGGCCTGAGGCTACCCTCAGCATAAGTGATGTCCGTACCCTGAGTGAGCCCCCAGACAAGGGAGAGGAGCAGGTTAACTTCTGTGAGTCCTCCAATGACTTTGGCCCATACGAGGGTGGGGGTCCTGGGGCAGGTCTTGATGACTCAGGGGGGCCAACTCCCTCTTCCTATgcaccctcccaccctcctcGACCACTTCTTCCCTTGGACATGCAGGGCAACCAGATCTTGGTCTTCCCGTCgtcttcatcctcctcctcacAGGCTCCTGGCCAACCACCAGGGAACCAAGCAGAACACGGGGCAGTGACTGGGGGGGGCACGTCGGTGGGGAGCCTGGGTGTGCCGGGTAGCGTTGGGGGGGTCCCTGGAGGGACTGGCAGCGGGGACGGGAATAAGATCTTTCTGTGCCATTGTGGGAAGGCCTTCTCCCACAAGAGCATGCGGGACCGGCACGTGAACATGCATCTCAATCTGCGGCCGTTTGACTGCCCCGTGTGCAACAAAAAGTTCAAGATGAAGCACCATCTGACTGAGCACATGAAGACGCACACAGGTCTCAAGCCCTACGAGTGCGGAGTCTGCGCCAAGAAGTTCATGTGGCGAGACAGCTTCATGCGCCACCGAGGACACTGTGAGCGCCGGCACCGCCTGGGTGGGGGCGGAGCCGGACCTGGGCCTGGGACGCCCACGGGGCCTTCCTTGCCTTCTAAGAGAGAGTCTTCCGGAACGGGCGGGGGCAGCGGCGATGAAGCAAGTGCGGCCACGCCCCCGTCCAGTAGACGTGTCTGGTCCCCACCCAGCGTCCACAAGGTGGAGATGGGCTTCAGTGGAGGTGGAGGAGCAAACTGAAGGGGCAGGCTACTGGGGTGGGGTAGCTTTCGGGAAAAGGAATAAGCACGATACAAGGGCGCTGTGACCCCCGGGTGATCTCCCACcactctttctgtcttcctttatcTCTGTGGACTTGTACATATTCTGGAAGGGGAGCCACAGTTGCACCATCGCCCGCCCATTCTACTACTCAGCCCCTCCCTCCCAAGGTATTTCCGGAACTAagcccttcctttccctctgatGGGTACACTGAAGCCCCTGCTCCACAGAGTAGGGTGCACGAGGAGGGTAGGAGAGGGGGCGTGTTGAGCATCTTGCAGTCACAGGGTCAGGGGTCAGGTGGTTGTAGTCTGTGCCTGAAGTCTGTGTTTGTGTTGTCGTGGAGACCAGGCCTTTGAGCCCCACCCTTGTCCTAGAACCTACCCCCTTTCAAGGATGCGCTCTTTATTTCTACCCTCTGTCCTCGCCACCCCCCACTTCCCGTGGAAATTCCCAGCTCCGTTCTCATGGAGGAGTGGGTGGAGACAAGGAGGGAGTAAGTCTTAGGAGtacaaggtttttattttttttaacagtgattaaaatatttattggtcATTTACTTGGCTTCCCGACAACCGTGTGTTTGGTGGGGACGCGGCACAGATGGGGGAAAGCAGGAGTAATGGTTTTCGGGCAAGTGGATGCTGGAGAGCACACACGGGAGTTGGGGAGCGGGGAGTGGGTGCCTGGGCTTAGGGAGGGCTCGAACTCGGGGCTGCTGTGTAGTCCAAGAGGGCGCGGTAAGACTGGGGTGTCCTGGTGAGAACTGGAGAGGATCTTCCCGGGTCCCTGCCTGGCCAGTGAGGAAACACTGGTCTCCCAGGCACCCTCACCTAACCAGAGCGGGGATTTCCACCGCCCCTCCCGTCGCCCTTTGGAGGAAAGTGAAAgtgaaaggaggaagaggaggattgCTGGCTGAGGAGGTCGCAGAGCCATGAAGTCGCTGTCTCTGCTCCTCGCTGTGGCTTTGGGTGAGCGAACCCCGCGACTCATCGCCCAGGAACTAGAGGGAAGCGGGGGGAGGTGGCCCCACTGGAGCCGACGCCAGGGTGGGTGGGAGTGGGCAGGTCACCAGATATCCAAGCCGCCCCTCACTCGCGCCCCTATACGCCAGGCCTGGCGACCGCCGTCTCGGCAGGACCCGCGGTGATCGAGTGTTGGTTCGTGGAGGATACGAGCGGAAAGGGTCTGGCCAAGAGACCCGGTGCACTGCTGTTGCGCCAGGGACAGGGGGAACCGCCGCCCCGGCCGGACCTCGACCCTGAGCTCTACCTCAATGTGCACGGTGAGTCTTTAGGGACTCGCCGCCCCCCTACCTCTGTCGCCTCCACCGAAACCCCCTCTTCTTTAGATCCGGCAGTGACCTCGGGCCTCAGCTTCCCCCTCTATAAAGTGAGTCTCACTATGGGGTAGTCTGTGCATTTGAAGTTCCCTGAACGCTGCCCTTCCAGCCCCTTTCCCGGCGGTGACTCTACAGCTGCAACTTCCTTCTCTACACTCAGACCCCGCGGGCTTCCTCCAGGCTGCCTTCAGGCGGTACCCCCGGGACGCCCCCGCACCACACTGTGAGATGAGCCGCTTCGTCCCTCTCCCCGCCTCTGCGAACTGGGCCAGCGGCCTGACCCCGGCGCGGAACTGCCCGCGGGCCCTGGATGGGGCTTGGCTGATGGTCAGCATGTCCAGCCCAGTCCTCAGCCTCTCCAGCCTCTTGCGACGACAGCCGGAGCCTCAGCAGGAGCCTGTTCTCATCACCATGGCAACAGGtagctggggaggggaggtgaaGGGTGGGTAGATTCTAAGGGTCCAGATCAGCCGGTGGTCTCGCTTTATGGACTTGAGCAAGACATTTCGCTAATCggggttgtttcctttttttgttaagAGAGGTGTTTGGCTAGAATGAATCAATCTCTACCGCTCCTTCTAGCCCTcacccagttaaaaaaaaaatactgcggCTTGGCGGGGGTGTGGGGGGAGAGCCGGGGCGGTCAAGGGGGTTACTTTCTGATGTTTCGAAGGGCGGGGCTTTGAAGAGGAGGGATTTCCGGACACCAGACCTGGAGAGACTTGTCAGGTGATGCGAGGTGGGAGGGGTTCAGAGGCAGGAGCTCCTGCCAGATCTGTATCTTGCTCGGCATCCTCAGCTTTGCGGTTCACTCTTTCAAAACCCAGCTCTCTAGCCCCACCTGCGCCCACACCCGGCGCTGCGGCAATCCGCAAAGCAAAGGCTCTTGCACTCTAGCGCGTTGACCTTCCCTGACAGCCGCGTGTGGGGATGTGCTGCCGCTCTGTGGTCCGCAAACAAGTGGGCTCGAGTGGCGGATGAACACTGCTGGAGATTGGGTGGTTCCTATTGCATTGCAGGGTGCGTTGCAGTTTGAGGCCCAGGGGTCGGAAGCTTTGCTGGGCTGGGACGTGGGAGGGACTGTGCAGATAATTCAAGAATGAGGAGAATCTGACCTGGATATCTGGGAGCTCTCCGTCCTGGCAGTGGAGGCGGGGTATTCCTGGGTAGAATACCTGTAGAGTTCTTAGCTTTTCTATCTGGATTTTATGTAAGCGACACAGCCTGATGGACAGGCCAACCCtgcaccctcccttccctccaccctcctGAGAATTACCCACAGAACCAGGGAGACAGACTTGAAACCCACGCTGAAACCCTCACCTCTGCCTACACCTCCATTCTTAGTCTTAAGCCCCCACCCTGGCAGAAGCTGAGGAGCACTGCTCTTGTGTAGACAGTGGCTCTCTCTGGTGGGGGGAATATTTCCTAGGGCTACTGGCTCCACCGAGGTGATGATGAGAATGGTCTTTGCTTTCTGAGTTTGTTTTTCCAACTGTAAAATGTGCATACTATTTCCCAGCTGCCTTTCCTGTTGTGACTATCAAGAGATGGCACTgtgttaatttattcattgacttaataaatacttattagCACCAAGAATGAGTTGGGACTCAGCAGTTCTTAGTCCACACTGGAAATAAGAATCCTGTTGGAGGTTTCTAAAATATACTGAAACCTCATTCAATCCCATGCTTGACTTGGTCAATTAAATTAGAATCTCTGGGGTGGCCCTGGGTACCCTTGAGGGTCACAAAGATGATCCGATGTAGATTCTGCTCTCCAGGAGGTTCTGGGCGGATTTGCCACAGATAATCCTAATGTAAAGTAGAAAGTGAAGGACGTGCAGACAGGGAGCCTTGGAAGTGTCCAGGTGGTAAGATTGTCTGTATCTCACAGACAACTGGGGTCAAAGCAAGGTGctatgctattttttatttttattttatttatttacttatttatttttgagatggagttttgcttttgttgcccaggctggagtgcaatggcatgacctcacaCTCGCCGGAACCTCTGCCTcactggttcaagcgattctcctgcctcagcctcccgagtagctgggattacgggtgcacaccaccacacccagctaattttgtatttttagtagagatggggtttctccatgttggtaaggctggtcttgaactcccaacttcaggtgatcctcccacttcgcctcccaaagagctgggattacaagcgtgagccactgtgcccggcctgctatctatctatctatctatctatctatctatctatctatctatctgtgtttgagacagagtctccctcttattgcccaggctggagtgcagttgcagtggcatgatcttggctcactgcaacctctgtctcccaggttcaagcaattctcgtgccttagcctccccagtagctgggattacaggtgcatgccaccatgcccacctaatttttgtatctttagtagagacagggtttcaccatgttggccaggctggtcttgaactcctgacctaagatggtctgcctgccttggccttccaaagtgttgggattacaggcgtgagccaccacgcccagcctgctgtGCTCTTTCTTTTCAAGCATTTTTGCTTGATTTGggatttaagaaaatgaaagctgTTGTGCTGATgtacaattagaaatgaaatctCTCCAGGGTCAAAGATCATTGACAATTTTGCTAATATACATTTATACTTGtcttatcaaatattttaaaatgtttgttgacaaatatacttatttatttatttgagacagggtctccctctgtcgcccaggctggagtgcagtgcaggctggagagcagtggcatgatctcaactcactgcaacctccacttccgtggctcaagtgatcctcatgcctcagtttcctgagtagctgggaccacaggcatgtgccaccatgcccagctaatttttgtatttttatttgtagagatggggtttcatcaggttgcccagactggtcttgaactcctgggctcaattgatctgcccaccttggcctcccaaactgctgggattacaggtgtgagctgcctggccccaaatatacctttttttttttttttttttttttttttttgagacagagtctcaccctgttgcccaggctgaagtgcaatggcgtgatctctactcattgcaacctctgtctcctgagttcaagtaattc from the Macaca mulatta isolate MMU2019108-1 chromosome 4, T2T-MMU8v2.0, whole genome shotgun sequence genome contains:
- the DAXX gene encoding death domain-associated protein 6 isoform X2 translates to MATANSIIVLDDDDEDEAAAQPGPSHPLPSTASPGAEAPSSSEPHGARGSSSSGGKKCYKLENEKLFQEFLELCKTQTADHPEVVPFLSNRQQRAHSLFLASAEFCNILSRVLSRAQSRPSKLYVYINELCTVLKAHSAKKKLNLAPAATTSNEPSGNNPPTHLSLDPTNAENTASQAPRTRGSRRQIQRLEQLLALYVAEIKRLQEKELDLSELDDPDSTYLQEARLKRKLIRLFGRLCELKDCSSLTGRVIEQRITYRGTRYPEVNRRIERLINKPGPDTFPDYGDVLRAVEKAAARHSLGLPRQQLQLMAQDAFRDVGIRLQERRHLDLIYNFGCHLTDDYRPGIDPALSDPVLARRLRENRSLAMSRLDEVISKYAMLQDKSEEGERKKRRARLQGTSSHSEDTPASLDSGEGPSGMASQGCPSASKAETDDEEDEESDEEEEEDEEEEEEEEEEEEATDSEEEEDLEQMQEGQEDDEEEEEEEEAAGKDGDGSPMSSPQISTEKNLEPGKQISRSSGEQQNKVSPLLLSEEPLAPSSIDAESNGEQPEELTLEEESPVSQLFELEIEALPLDTPSSVEMDISSSRKQSEEPFTTVLENGAGMVSSTSFNGGVSPHNWGDSGPPCKKSRKEKKQTGSGPLGNSYVERQRSVHEKNGKKICTLPSPPSPLASLAPVADSSTRVDSPSHGLVTSSLCIPSPAQLSQTPQSQPPRPSTYKTSVATQCDPEEIIVLSDSD
- the DAXX gene encoding death domain-associated protein 6 isoform X1, whose amino-acid sequence is MRGSEICGEGRLERRFLSIIVLDDDDEDEAAAQPGPSHPLPSTASPGAEAPSSSEPHGARGSSSSGGKKCYKLENEKLFQEFLELCKTQTADHPEVVPFLSNRQQRAHSLFLASAEFCNILSRVLSRAQSRPSKLYVYINELCTVLKAHSAKKKLNLAPAATTSNEPSGNNPPTHLSLDPTNAENTASQAPRTRGSRRQIQRLEQLLALYVAEIKRLQEKELDLSELDDPDSTYLQEARLKRKLIRLFGRLCELKDCSSLTGRVIEQRITYRGTRYPEVNRRIERLINKPGPDTFPDYGDVLRAVEKAAARHSLGLPRQQLQLMAQDAFRDVGIRLQERRHLDLIYNFGCHLTDDYRPGIDPALSDPVLARRLRENRSLAMSRLDEVISKYAMLQDKSEEGERKKRRARLQGTSSHSEDTPASLDSGEGPSGMASQGCPSASKAETDDEEDEESDEEEEEDEEEEEEEEEEEEATDSEEEEDLEQMQEGQEDDEEEEEEEEAAGKDGDGSPMSSPQISTEKNLEPGKQISRSSGEQQNKVSPLLLSEEPLAPSSIDAESNGEQPEELTLEEESPVSQLFELEIEALPLDTPSSVEMDISSSRKQSEEPFTTVLENGAGMVSSTSFNGGVSPHNWGDSGPPCKKSRKEKKQTGSGPLGNSYVERQRSVHEKNGKKICTLPSPPSPLASLAPVADSSTRVDSPSHGLVTSSLCIPSPAQLSQTPQSQPPRPSTYKTSVATQCDPEEIIVLSDSD
- the ZBTB22 gene encoding zinc finger and BTB domain-containing protein 22 gives rise to the protein MEPSPLSPSGAALPLPLSLAPPPLPLPAAAVVHVSFPEVTSALLESLNQQRLQGQLCDVSIRVQGREFRAHRAVLAASSPYFHDQVLLKGMTSISLPSVMDPGAFETVLASAYTGRLSMAAADIVNFLTVGSVLQMWHIVDKCTELLREGRASATTTITTAAATSVTVPGAGVPSGSGGTVAPATMGSARSHASSRASENQSPSSSNYFSPRESTDFSSSSQEAFAASAVGSGERRGGGPVFPAPVVGSGGATSGKLLLEADELCDDGGDGRGAVVPGTGVRRPTYTPPSIVPQKHWVYVKRGGNCPAPAPLVPQDPDLEEEEEEEDLVLTCEDDEDEELGGSSRVPVGGGPEATLSISDVRTLSEPPDKGEEQVNFCESSNDFGPYEGGGPGAGLDDSGGPTPSSYAPSHPPRPLLPLDMQGNQILVFPSSSSSSSQAPGQPPGNQAEHGAVTGGGTSVGSLGVPGSVGGVPGGTGSGDGNKIFLCHCGKAFSHKSMRDRHVNMHLNLRPFDCPVCNKKFKMKHHLTEHMKTHTGLKPYECGVCAKKFMWRDSFMRHRGHCERRHRLGGGGAGPGPGTPTGPSLPSKRESSGTGGGSGDEASAATPPSSRRVWSPPSVHKVEMGFSGGGGAN